In the genome of Paenibacillus sp. FSL R5-0766, one region contains:
- a CDS encoding VOC family protein — translation MKIREVGLLTHQVEAIKEFYSTLLELNLVEDNATCVSFRAGNSVLSFKKAPEQEKPYYHVAFTIPTNKLADAKRWAQDRNIPLLSKDGQDEFYFPYWDATAFYFYDPSGNLMEFIAHHSLDNAVDEAFEAKHLLCISEIGLPVDDVPEMMSTLNRHYQLEPFAGDGKQFSPTGDAEGMFIVIDKQKPWFPDGRMPGVFATEVKVETGQPGSLRIQDDMYSIESI, via the coding sequence ATGAAAATAAGAGAAGTTGGTTTGTTGACACATCAGGTCGAGGCCATAAAAGAGTTTTACAGTACACTACTGGAATTGAATCTTGTGGAGGATAATGCAACATGCGTTTCATTCCGTGCGGGGAACTCGGTCCTATCTTTCAAGAAGGCGCCAGAACAAGAGAAGCCCTACTATCATGTAGCGTTTACGATTCCAACGAATAAACTTGCTGATGCAAAAAGGTGGGCTCAAGACCGTAACATTCCATTGCTCTCGAAAGATGGACAGGATGAATTTTATTTCCCTTACTGGGATGCAACAGCCTTCTATTTTTATGATCCAAGCGGCAACTTGATGGAATTTATCGCTCACCATTCACTCGATAACGCAGTCGATGAAGCTTTTGAAGCGAAGCATCTGTTATGTATTAGTGAAATCGGTCTGCCCGTCGATGATGTTCCTGAGATGATGAGCACATTGAATAGGCATTATCAACTTGAACCATTTGCCGGAGACGGAAAACAATTCTCCCCCACGGGTGATGCAGAAGGCATGTTTATTGTCATTGATAAACAGAAGCCCTGGTTCCCAGACGGACGTATGCCTGGTGTATTTGCCACGGAGGTAAAAGTTGAAACTGGGCAGCCAGGTAGTCTGCGTATACAGGACGATATGTACTCGATTGAATCGATATGA
- a CDS encoding MerR family transcriptional regulator → MKISEVANHVNLPISTIRYYEKIGIIPDEHMLRDHNNYRIYAQSIIQHLEVVKQCLAVGFTIHEIQSMISKHGFSSNDQASIIQGKISEIEEIQKQLENSKQNLYEILKSDITCEDGFGKY, encoded by the coding sequence ATGAAGATTAGTGAAGTAGCGAACCATGTAAACCTTCCGATATCCACGATTCGTTACTACGAGAAAATAGGTATTATCCCCGATGAACATATGCTGAGAGATCATAATAACTATCGAATATATGCGCAGAGCATTATTCAGCATCTGGAAGTGGTCAAACAATGTTTAGCTGTTGGTTTTACGATCCATGAGATCCAATCTATGATCTCTAAACATGGGTTTTCAAGTAATGATCAAGCGAGCATTATCCAAGGGAAAATATCAGAAATTGAAGAAATACAAAAACAATTAGAGAATTCCAAACAAAATCTGTATGAAATTCTTAAATCGGATATCACGTGTGAGGATGGTTTTGGTAAGTATTAA
- a CDS encoding nitroreductase family protein, whose product MNTITGQFNKTNDFDNIVLERHSVKAYDPEVKISREEMTEILAKASRAPSAINMQPWRFLVIDSAEGKEKLAPLASFNQTQALTSSAVIAVFYDANNVEYMEEIFSKSVELGYMPQDIMDMQMQQVKPYYANINASELRDMNLIDSGLISMQLMLVARAHGYDTNPMAGYDKGQIAEAFGLDKERFQPVMLISIGKAAKEGYPSYRLPVETITTWA is encoded by the coding sequence ATGAACACAATTACCGGTCAATTCAACAAAACAAATGATTTTGATAACATCGTCTTGGAGCGCCATTCCGTTAAAGCCTACGACCCTGAAGTGAAGATCAGCCGCGAGGAGATGACCGAAATACTGGCGAAAGCTTCACGTGCCCCTTCGGCCATTAACATGCAACCTTGGCGTTTTCTTGTTATCGACAGTGCCGAAGGCAAAGAGAAGCTTGCACCACTGGCCTCTTTTAACCAGACACAGGCACTAACGTCTTCCGCTGTCATTGCCGTGTTTTACGATGCCAACAACGTTGAATACATGGAAGAGATTTTCAGCAAATCAGTGGAACTTGGGTACATGCCCCAAGACATCATGGATATGCAGATGCAGCAGGTAAAACCTTATTATGCGAACATAAACGCATCCGAATTGCGTGATATGAACCTCATTGACTCAGGCCTCATATCCATGCAACTCATGCTCGTTGCCCGTGCTCATGGTTATGATACCAACCCTATGGCCGGTTATGACAAAGGTCAGATCGCCGAAGCGTTCGGCCTGGATAAAGAACGGTTCCAGCCCGTCATGTTGATCTCCATAGGGAAAGCAGCCAAAGAAGGCTATCCTTCCTATCGTCTCCCGGTTGAAACGATTACAACTTGGGCATAA